The genomic DNA ATGTGCGGAATCGTTGGTTACATCGGCAAGCGCGACGCCGCGCCGCTGCTGCTCGAAGGGCTCCAGCGGCTGGAGTACCGGGGCTACGACTCCGCCGGCGTGGCCATCGCCGCCCGCTCCGGCGCGCTGAAGACCGTCAAGGCCAAGGGCCGGGTACGCGACCTGGAGGCCCGGCTGCCGAAGCGCTTCGCCGGCGCCACGGGCATCGCGCACACCCGCTGGGCCACCCACGGCGCCCCCAGCGACACCAACGCCCACCCGCACCTGGACGAGGCGGGCAAGGTCGCCGTCGTCCACAACGGGATCATCGACAACGCCGCCGACCTGCGCGCCAAGCTCGCCGCCGACGGCGTCGAGCTGACCTCGGAGACCGACACCGAGGTGCTGGCCCACCTCGTCGGCCGCTCCGCCGCCGCCACCCTGGAGGAGGCCGTACGCGAGACGCTGCGGCTGGTGGAGGGCACGTACGGCATCGCCGTGCTGCACGCCGACCACCCGGACCGCATCGTGGTCGCCCGCAACGGCTCGCCCGTCGTGCTCGGCATCGGTGAGCGGGAGATGTTCGTCGCCTCGGACGTCGCCGCGCTGGTCTCGCACACCCGCCAGGTCGTCACCCTCGAAGACGGCGAGATGGCCACCATCAAGGCCGACGACTACCGCACGTACACCACCGAGGGCTCGCGCACGTCGTCCTCGCCGGAGACGGTGGAGTGGTCGCCCGAGTCGTACGACATGGCGGGCCACGACACGTACATGCACAAGGAGATCTGCGAGCAGGCCGAAGCCGTCGACCGCGTGCTGCGCGGGCGCATCGAGGACCGGTTCTCCACCGTCCACCTCGGCGGCCTCAACCTGGACGCGCGCGAGGCGCGCGCGGTGCGGCGGGTGAAGATCCTGGGCTGCGGCACGTCGTACCACGCGGGCATGATCGGCGCGCAGTTGGTCGAGGAGCTGGCGCGGGTGCCCGCGGACGCCGAGCCGGCCAGCGAGTTCCGCTACCGCAACCCCGTCGTCGACCCCGACACGCTCTACGTCGCCGTCTCCCAGTCCGGCGAGACGTACGACGTGCTGGCCGCCGTGCAGGAGCTGAAGCGCAAGGGTGCGCGGGTCCTCGGCGTCGTCAACGTCGTCGGCTCCGCCATCGCCCGGGAGACGGACGGCGGCATCTACGTGCACGCGGGCCCGGAGGTCTGCGTGGTGTCCACCAAGTGCTTCACCAACACCGTCGTCGCCTTCGGCCTGCTCGCGCTCCACCTCGGCCGCATCCGCGACCTGTCGGTCGCCGACGGCCGCCGCGTCATCGAGGGGCTGCGGCGGCTGCCGGAGCAGATCGCCGAGATGCTGCGCGGCGAGGACGAGATCCGGGCGCTGGCGAAGGAGTACGCGCACGCCAGGTCGATGATGTTCATCGGCCGGGTCCGCGGGTACCCGGTGGCCAGGGAGGCGGCGCTGAAGCTCAAGGAGGTCAGCTACATCCACGCCGAGGCGTACCCGGCCTCCGAGCTGAAGCACGGCCCGCTGGCGCTGATCGAGCCGGAGGTGCCGACGGTGGCGATCGTGCCGGACGACGAGCTGCTGGAGAAGAACCGGGCGGCGCTGGAGGAGATCAAGGCCCGCGAGGGCCGCATCCTCGCGGTCGCGCACCGGCGGCAGGAGAAGGCGGACCACACGATCGTGGTACCGCGCAACGAGCCGGAGCTGGACCCCATCCTCATGGGCATCCCGCTCCAACTGTTCGCGTACCACACGGCGCTGGGGCTGGGCCGGGACATCGACAAGCCGCGGAACCTCGCGAAGTCGGTGACGGTGGAGTAGGCACGGGCGGTGGCGGCGGCCGGCTGCGGTGCCGGCCGCCGCCGTGTCTCACCCGGGGCTGCCGCAGGCCGGGCAGTCGGGGCGGCGGGGCAGCCGGACGCTCACCTCGTCGCCGGGCACCATCAGGTTGAACCCGAAGCGGACGCCGGGTTCGAGCGGCGGGATGCCGGTCAGCAACGCCAGGGCGCCGTACGCGACGAGCGCGCCGGACAATCCGGCGGTGACCGCGTTGGCCGGGTTCCACGGCAGGTGCGCGGAGGCGCCCGGCTCGTCCGCCCCGGGGGCGAGGCCGAGGTCGGCCCGCCGGATCGCCTGGTCGTGCAGGCACTCCCAGCACCCGCCGGTGCCGGGCCGGTGGATGCCCGCCGTGACGAGCGGCCCGCTGTAGCCGCCGTCCACCCACGGCAGCCCGGCGGCCAGGCAGGCCCGGTTCGCCCAGCGCCGTATCTGCGGCGGCCCGTCGGCGCCCAGCACGAACACGTCGTACGGGGGCGAGGACACGACGAGCGCGGCGAGCTCCGCGGCGGTGGCGACGCGGCGTACCTCGCCGGTGACGCGGATGTCGGGGTTGAGGCCGGCGAGCCTGGTCACCGCCGCCTCGGCCTTCCGCCGTCCCACGTCCGCCTCCGCGTACAGCAACTGCCGGTTGAGGTTCGACAGTTCCACCCGGTCGTCGTCGACCACGTGCAGGTGGCCGACGCCCGAGGCGGCCAGGTGCCAGGCGGCCGCGCCGCCCGTACCCCCGACGCCCAGGACGAGTACCCGGGCCTCCTTCAGCCGCAGTTGGGCCTCCCACGCGCTGGCGCGGGCGCCGAGGTCCATCCAGCGGAGCAGCGGTACGCCCCGGCTGTAGCGCTCGGCCTCGCGCGGCGAGAACTGCGCGGGCAGCGGCGCGGCGGCGTCCTCCAGGAAGCCGGCCGCGGCCAGCCGCTCCAGCGCCGCGGTGACATCGCCGGGTCCGACCTCCTCGTGCCGGGCGCGCACCGCGGTGACGATGTCCTGCGCGCTGCGGGTGCCGTCGGCGGCTTCGACCAGCGACCAGACCCAGCCGCGCGGGTCCTCGATCTCGGCGCCGACGCCGTAGATCACGCTGCCGATACGGACGTTTCCCGCCACGGTGCGATAGCCGCGGTGCTCCGGTTTGACCCGTGGCCGTGCCCACTCTCCCACCGCCATACCCCACTCCAGGATGATGCGCCAGGAAACCTTGCACCGACGCGGCCCAATGTGCACTACTGAGTGAGTCGTTTCAAGCACACAGAGTTGACCAGGTGGGAGGGAGGCGCGATGCAGGAGATCAGGATCCGTCGTCTCGACAAGAAGGAGACGACCGGCGACAGCAACCCCAGCGGCGAGTGACGCCGGTCGGCCTCCCCGCGCTGGCGCGGCACCGCTACCCCACCGTGGACGACCTCACCCGGACCGCCCGCGACCTGGCGCGGCGCCACCCGTCCCGCTGCCGGCTCCGGCAGGTCGGCGAATCCCGCGCGGGGGAGCCGCTGTGGCTGCTCTCCGTCGGCCACGGATCCCGGAACGTCCTGGTGGTCAGTGGCGCGCACCCGAACGAGCCGGCCGGGGGCGCGGCCGTCGCCGACCTGGCCTACCAAGCCGTACGAAACGGGCGCAGCGGGCGCGTCGGGGCCGGCGCGCGCGACCGCCGGCAGGACCGCGACGCCGCCTGGCACTTCCTGCTCTGCCTGGACCCGGACGGCGCCCGCCACACCGAGCCCTGGACCCGCCACCCCGGCACCCTGGAGCGCCAGCTCCGCCACTTCTACCGGCCCGCCGCCGACCAGCAGCCCGAGTGGCTGCCGCCGCCCGGCGGACGGGCCGCGCCGCTGCCCGAGACCAGGGCGCTGCTGACCGTGCTGGACGAGCTGCGCCCGGCGGTGCAGTTCTCCCTGCACGCCAACGACGTCGGCGGCGCCTGGGCGCAGCTCACCCACGACCTGCCGGGCGCCCGCGCGGCGCTCGCGGACCCCGCCGCCGGGCTCGCCGTGCCGCTGGCCGCGGCGCCGGTGGACACGCTGCACATGCCCGGCGCGGGGCCGGGCGTCTTCCTCATGGCCGCGGGCGCGGGGCTCGACGCCAACGTCGTGCACCGCGACTGGCTGACCCGTTCGACGTGGTTCCACCCGCTGCGGCACGGCACGGTCACCGCCGTCGTCGAGACGCCCGTCTGGGCCGTCGAGGGCGTCGCCGACCTCCGGCCCACCGGGGCGCCCGGCCTGGTCGTGGGGCGGGCCGTGGGGCATCTGCGGGCGCAGGCCGACCGGTTGGCGGGGCTGCTGGACGAGGCCCGTACCGGACTCGGCGCCGCCCCCGGGCCGTTGCTGGACGCCGCGGCCTGGCTCACCGAAGCCTGCTTCACCAACGCCGCGCAGTGGTCGGCGCCGCCCTCGCCGGGCAGCCCGCCGCCCGCGGCGACCGCGGGCGGCGCCCTCGCGCTGCGGATGGCCGCCCAGCGGCTGCCGCTGCGGGCGGCGGCGATGTTCGCCCGCGCGACGGAAGGACATCCCCTCGGCCCGGCGGCGGAGACGCTGCTCACCCGCTGGCGCCGCAGCTACGCGGCCGACTTCGGGCCCCGCTGGATCCCCGTACGCGACCAGACCGCCCTGCAGACGGAGTTCATCGCCCGCCTGGCCCGCCTGGTCCTCAACCCCGCCCGCCGCACGAACGGATCCCAGGCGACCCGCCACCGCGACCGCTGACCCCGGTGCGGGCCCCCTCAACCCGCGGCCCCTCGGCGGGAGACGAAAGAGCGGCCCTCTGCGCGTGCCACCACGTCGCGCAGAGGGCCGCCTCCCCTGTGCCGGCGTCGCCCAATACGCCGGCGGTGCCGCTGCCGTACCGGGGACCGTCACCTCCCGGTCGGCAGCGCGTCGTCGTGTCCCCTATATGCCCCTCACAAATTCACAACCCACATCTACTCGCGAGTAGATTTCTCCGGGGAGGCGTGACCGCGCGCACCACCGGCGCGACCGGCGCAAACGCGCGCGGGGGCGGCTACGGAACGACGACGACGGGCCGTTGCGCCCGCCGGGCGAGGCGGCCCGCGACCGAGCCGAAGATGCGGCCCACGATGCCCTGCGTGGAGCCGACCACGATGGCGTCGGCCTCGTACTCCCGGCCGACTTCCTCCAGTTCGTGGCAGATGTCGCCGCCGCGCTCGACGAGGATCCAGGGCACGTCCGACAGGTAGTCGGCGCAGGCGAGTTCCAGCCCGAGGACTTCGGTGCGGTGGTCGGGGACGTCCACGAAGACGGGCGGCTCGCAGCCGGCCCAGACGGTGGTGGGCAGCCGGTTGGCCACGTGCACGATGATCAGACCGCAGCCCAGGCGCCGCGCCATCCCGACCGCGTAGGCCAGGGCGCGTTCACTGGACATGGAGCCGTCGAAGCCGCAGACGACGCCGTGCTT from Streptomyces sp. CMB-StM0423 includes the following:
- the glmS gene encoding glutamine--fructose-6-phosphate transaminase (isomerizing) → MCGIVGYIGKRDAAPLLLEGLQRLEYRGYDSAGVAIAARSGALKTVKAKGRVRDLEARLPKRFAGATGIAHTRWATHGAPSDTNAHPHLDEAGKVAVVHNGIIDNAADLRAKLAADGVELTSETDTEVLAHLVGRSAAATLEEAVRETLRLVEGTYGIAVLHADHPDRIVVARNGSPVVLGIGEREMFVASDVAALVSHTRQVVTLEDGEMATIKADDYRTYTTEGSRTSSSPETVEWSPESYDMAGHDTYMHKEICEQAEAVDRVLRGRIEDRFSTVHLGGLNLDAREARAVRRVKILGCGTSYHAGMIGAQLVEELARVPADAEPASEFRYRNPVVDPDTLYVAVSQSGETYDVLAAVQELKRKGARVLGVVNVVGSAIARETDGGIYVHAGPEVCVVSTKCFTNTVVAFGLLALHLGRIRDLSVADGRRVIEGLRRLPEQIAEMLRGEDEIRALAKEYAHARSMMFIGRVRGYPVAREAALKLKEVSYIHAEAYPASELKHGPLALIEPEVPTVAIVPDDELLEKNRAALEEIKAREGRILAVAHRRQEKADHTIVVPRNEPELDPILMGIPLQLFAYHTALGLGRDIDKPRNLAKSVTVE
- a CDS encoding M14 family zinc carboxypeptidase; amino-acid sequence: MTPVGLPALARHRYPTVDDLTRTARDLARRHPSRCRLRQVGESRAGEPLWLLSVGHGSRNVLVVSGAHPNEPAGGAAVADLAYQAVRNGRSGRVGAGARDRRQDRDAAWHFLLCLDPDGARHTEPWTRHPGTLERQLRHFYRPAADQQPEWLPPPGGRAAPLPETRALLTVLDELRPAVQFSLHANDVGGAWAQLTHDLPGARAALADPAAGLAVPLAAAPVDTLHMPGAGPGVFLMAAGAGLDANVVHRDWLTRSTWFHPLRHGTVTAVVETPVWAVEGVADLRPTGAPGLVVGRAVGHLRAQADRLAGLLDEARTGLGAAPGPLLDAAAWLTEACFTNAAQWSAPPSPGSPPPAATAGGALALRMAAQRLPLRAAAMFARATEGHPLGPAAETLLTRWRRSYAADFGPRWIPVRDQTALQTEFIARLARLVLNPARRTNGSQATRHRDR
- a CDS encoding universal stress protein; protein product: MAGHEFPEPADRKPVADPTADLEAAAEPAQGCDPAFKHGVVCGFDGSMSSERALAYAVGMARRLGCGLIIVHVANRLPTTVWAGCEPPVFVDVPDHRTEVLGLELACADYLSDVPWILVERGGDICHELEEVGREYEADAIVVGSTQGIVGRIFGSVAGRLARRAQRPVVVVP
- a CDS encoding HesA/MoeB/ThiF family protein, producing MAVGEWARPRVKPEHRGYRTVAGNVRIGSVIYGVGAEIEDPRGWVWSLVEAADGTRSAQDIVTAVRARHEEVGPGDVTAALERLAAAGFLEDAAAPLPAQFSPREAERYSRGVPLLRWMDLGARASAWEAQLRLKEARVLVLGVGGTGGAAAWHLAASGVGHLHVVDDDRVELSNLNRQLLYAEADVGRRKAEAAVTRLAGLNPDIRVTGEVRRVATAAELAALVVSSPPYDVFVLGADGPPQIRRWANRACLAAGLPWVDGGYSGPLVTAGIHRPGTGGCWECLHDQAIRRADLGLAPGADEPGASAHLPWNPANAVTAGLSGALVAYGALALLTGIPPLEPGVRFGFNLMVPGDEVSVRLPRRPDCPACGSPG